In the genome of Dehalococcoidales bacterium, one region contains:
- a CDS encoding HAD family hydrolase, whose translation MKAIFFDMYNTLICYNPSREESQAKSLAKFGFDIKPEQLSIPVIAADEYFYDENAKLAMAKRNEEEKRNLWAQYETILLKEAGITPTKELIVNMLNEMKNFKYEMELYDDVIPTLTKIKDKGLITGLVSNVDVDITSMLEKLELAPLLEIIVTSQEVGVTKPHPKIFEAAVIKAGVDADRTMFIGDQYKIDVQGAMGVGMQGVLLDRADYYKNDDIKEPRINSLNQILDLLQ comes from the coding sequence ATGAAAGCTATATTTTTTGACATGTACAACACCCTCATTTGCTACAACCCCTCCCGCGAAGAAAGCCAGGCAAAATCGTTGGCTAAATTCGGTTTTGATATCAAACCCGAACAGCTCTCGATTCCCGTTATTGCCGCAGATGAGTATTTTTACGACGAGAATGCCAAACTTGCCATGGCAAAGCGCAACGAAGAGGAAAAAAGAAACCTCTGGGCGCAATATGAAACCATCCTTTTAAAAGAAGCCGGGATTACCCCCACCAAAGAATTAATTGTTAATATGCTAAATGAAATGAAGAATTTCAAATATGAAATGGAATTGTATGACGATGTAATTCCGACCCTAACCAAAATCAAAGACAAGGGCTTAATAACCGGGCTTGTTTCCAATGTTGATGTCGATATAACCTCGATGTTAGAAAAACTGGAATTGGCTCCTTTATTGGAAATAATCGTTACTTCACAGGAAGTCGGCGTAACCAAGCCCCACCCGAAAATATTCGAGGCGGCAGTAATTAAGGCCGGAGTGGATGCCGACCGAACAATGTTTATCGGAGACCAGTATAAAATAGATGTGCAGGGAGCAATGGGCGTCGGAATGCAGGGCGTTTTACTCGACCGTGCAGACTATTATAAAAACGACGACATTAAAGAACCGCGCATTAACAGCTTAAACCAAATCTTAGATTTGCTGCAGTAA
- a CDS encoding DpnI domain-containing protein yields the protein MGINLNFKESLAAGYKNESQKARRLTEGWVLDNLYCPRCGNLKLQHSDNNAAVADFYCLRCNNIFELKSKNGRIGDRFVNGAYDTMIQRITSNTNPDFLFMNYYRNELRLENLILIPKHFFMPDIIEKRKPLSSNARRAGWTGCNIFIGGIPEQGRIYIVRDNTIISKEKVLELVSRSNTLATEDIESRGWLLDVLYYTNSIDGDTFSLQQIYDFESHLALKHPDNHHIKAKIRQQLQILRDKGYLEFLGNGKYRKII from the coding sequence ATGGGAATCAACCTTAACTTCAAAGAATCGCTGGCAGCAGGATATAAAAACGAATCTCAAAAAGCTCGACGTTTAACAGAGGGTTGGGTGTTGGATAACTTATATTGTCCCAGATGCGGAAATCTAAAACTCCAGCACTCGGATAATAACGCTGCCGTAGCCGATTTTTATTGCCTTCGTTGTAATAACATCTTTGAATTGAAAAGTAAAAACGGGCGTATAGGTGACAGATTTGTAAACGGCGCTTATGATACTATGATTCAACGGATAACAAGTAATACAAATCCCGATTTTCTTTTTATGAACTATTACCGAAACGAACTGAGGCTGGAAAACCTCATCTTAATTCCCAAGCACTTTTTCATGCCCGATATTATTGAAAAACGCAAACCATTATCATCCAATGCGCGACGCGCCGGTTGGACCGGTTGCAATATATTTATTGGCGGTATTCCGGAACAAGGGCGTATTTACATAGTTCGTGACAATACTATAATTTCTAAAGAAAAAGTGTTGGAACTGGTTTCACGTTCCAACACACTGGCAACCGAAGACATAGAAAGCAGAGGCTGGCTTTTGGATGTGTTGTATTATACAAATTCTATTGATGGTGATACATTTTCGCTCCAGCAGATTTATGATTTTGAATCACACTTAGCACTAAAACATCCTGACAATCATCATATAAAGGCAAAAATCCGCCAACAGCTTCAAATACTGCGTGATAAGGGCTATTTAGAATTTCTGGGTAATGGCAAATATCGTAAAATCATATAA
- a CDS encoding DpnD/PcfM family protein — translation MSKFNIEIIETLSRTIEIDAEDESEALNIIYGKYHNAEIVLSAEDYMDTAFNVINE, via the coding sequence GTGAGTAAGTTTAATATTGAAATTATTGAGACTTTAAGTCGTACCATCGAAATAGACGCCGAAGATGAAAGCGAAGCCTTGAACATTATTTATGGAAAATATCATAATGCTGAAATAGTTCTCTCAGCCGAAGACTATATGGATACTGCTTTTAATGTTATTAACGAATAA
- the lysA gene encoding diaminopimelate decarboxylase has translation MNTQRIELFPLKTKVDSEGHLIIGGCDTVKLTKEYGTPLYVFDEETLRGMCRLFKEEFGQRYEDTNIVFAGKAFLNRAVASVLKEEGIGLDVVSAGEYSIAESVGFPNDMIYLHGNNKSIEELKTALRNRFARIVVDSFDELKMLAKLAEKMAYIPDILLRITPGVDAHTHQHITTGVSGSKFGFPLFDAEKAVATAMSFESLNLVGLHCHIGSLINETQPFIDAIDVMLDFAAQMERKYGFELEELDIGGGFPVRYTVDSPNVKIGDFADAIISALVSKCNALDLPLPSLTIEPGRSIVARAGVALYQVGMTKDISGLKRYVSIDGGMSDNIRPALYQAEYEAVLANKADAEDTDLFTVAGKFCESSDILIQEIKLPPVTYGDILAVPVCGAYCLPMASNYNASLKPAIVMVKEGAARLIRQRDTLQDLIRKDLL, from the coding sequence ATGAATACACAGCGAATTGAGCTATTCCCGCTTAAAACAAAGGTGGATAGCGAAGGCCATTTAATAATCGGCGGGTGCGATACGGTTAAACTTACAAAAGAGTACGGCACTCCGCTATATGTTTTTGACGAAGAAACCCTGCGCGGTATGTGCCGTCTGTTTAAAGAAGAGTTTGGACAGAGGTACGAAGACACCAATATTGTATTTGCCGGCAAAGCGTTTCTCAACCGTGCGGTTGCTTCCGTGTTAAAAGAAGAAGGCATCGGCTTGGATGTTGTGTCCGCCGGTGAGTATTCAATTGCCGAGTCGGTCGGTTTCCCGAACGATATGATATATCTGCACGGTAACAATAAATCGATTGAAGAGTTAAAAACAGCGCTCCGCAATCGCTTTGCCCGTATTGTGGTTGACAGCTTTGATGAGCTTAAAATGTTGGCGAAACTGGCCGAAAAAATGGCCTATATCCCCGATATTCTTTTGAGGATTACCCCCGGAGTGGACGCCCATACCCATCAACACATTACCACCGGCGTTTCCGGAAGCAAGTTCGGTTTTCCGCTTTTTGATGCCGAAAAAGCGGTCGCAACGGCAATGTCCTTTGAAAGCTTAAACTTGGTGGGGTTGCATTGTCATATCGGGTCTTTGATTAACGAAACGCAGCCCTTTATTGATGCAATTGATGTTATGCTGGATTTTGCCGCTCAAATGGAAAGAAAATACGGTTTTGAGTTGGAAGAATTGGATATCGGCGGCGGCTTCCCTGTAAGATACACCGTTGATTCTCCGAACGTTAAAATCGGTGATTTTGCGGATGCGATAATATCTGCGCTGGTTAGTAAATGCAACGCGCTGGATTTACCGCTGCCTTCCTTAACAATTGAACCCGGGCGATCGATTGTGGCGCGTGCGGGGGTGGCTCTTTATCAGGTCGGGATGACTAAAGATATTTCCGGTCTAAAGCGTTATGTTTCAATTGACGGCGGTATGTCCGATAATATTCGCCCCGCTTTGTACCAAGCCGAATACGAGGCGGTACTGGCCAACAAGGCCGACGCCGAAGACACCGATTTATTTACGGTTGCCGGTAAGTTTTGCGAATCGAGTGATATCCTGATTCAAGAAATTAAGTTACCGCCCGTTACTTACGGCGATATCCTTGCCGTACCGGTTTGCGGAGCCTACTGTCTGCCGATGGCAAGTAACTACAATGCCTCGCTAAAACCGGCAATTGTAATGGTTAAAGAAGGGGCTGCACGTTTAATCCGCCAGCGTGATACCCTTCAAGATCTTATCCGAAAAGACCTGTTATAG
- a CDS encoding YbhB/YbcL family Raf kinase inhibitor-like protein: MLTISSPDFKNNETMPAILTGEGANVSPALFWKGVPDGTVSLAIIMDDPDAPTGLFTHWILFNLPPDTKELPQAVPTKLNLENGALQGKNTANKIGYYGPYPPIGPPHRYQFHLYALDKMLNIEAGATRKQVISEIESSAIATAMLTGIYQRTAK; encoded by the coding sequence ATGTTAACAATATCCAGCCCTGATTTTAAAAATAACGAAACCATGCCGGCAATCCTTACCGGTGAAGGCGCTAATGTGTCTCCTGCCCTGTTTTGGAAAGGGGTACCGGATGGTACCGTATCGCTTGCAATTATTATGGATGACCCTGATGCCCCAACCGGTCTGTTTACGCACTGGATACTTTTTAATCTTCCGCCCGATACCAAAGAACTGCCGCAAGCCGTACCGACAAAACTCAATCTGGAAAACGGTGCGCTACAAGGGAAAAACACCGCCAATAAAATCGGATATTACGGACCTTACCCTCCCATCGGACCACCCCATCGTTATCAATTCCACCTGTATGCTTTAGACAAAATGTTGAATATAGAAGCCGGGGCAACCCGAAAACAGGTTATTAGTGAGATAGAAAGCAGTGCTATCGCAACCGCAATGCTAACCGGTATTTACCAAAGAACAGCTAAATAG